One window from the genome of Mycolicibacterium gadium encodes:
- the phoU gene encoding phosphate signaling complex protein PhoU, with product MRTAYHDQLDQLSGQLGDMCGLAGAAMERATQALLQADLVLAEQVISDHEHIIAMSARAEEAAFVLLALQAPVAGDLRSIVTAIQIVADVDRMGALALHVAKIARRRHPQHALPEEVNGYFAEMGRVAVELGNSAQEVLVTRDPEKAARISEEDDAMDDLHRHLFTVLMDREWKYGVTAAVDVTLLSRFYERFADHAVEIARRVIFQATGNLPEEDQLASR from the coding sequence ATGCGAACCGCGTACCACGACCAGTTGGATCAGCTATCTGGACAGCTCGGCGACATGTGCGGGCTGGCCGGCGCGGCGATGGAGCGCGCAACCCAAGCCCTGTTGCAGGCCGATCTCGTTCTGGCCGAGCAGGTGATCAGCGACCATGAGCATATCATCGCGATGAGCGCGCGCGCCGAGGAGGCCGCGTTCGTGCTGCTGGCGCTGCAGGCGCCGGTGGCAGGCGATCTGCGCTCGATTGTCACGGCGATCCAGATCGTCGCCGACGTCGATCGGATGGGCGCCCTGGCGCTACACGTGGCAAAGATCGCCCGCCGTCGCCATCCCCAGCATGCGCTGCCCGAAGAGGTCAACGGCTACTTCGCTGAAATGGGCCGGGTGGCAGTCGAATTGGGTAACAGCGCCCAGGAGGTGCTCGTTACGCGCGATCCGGAGAAGGCGGCACGGATCAGCGAAGAAGACGATGCGATGGACGATCTCCATCGCCACCTCTTCACCGTGCTGATGGACCGCGAGTGGAAGTATGGCGTCACCGCCGCGGTCGACGTGACGCTGCTGTCCCGGTTCTACGAGCGCTTCGCCGATCACGCGGTCGAGATCGCCCGCCGGGTCATCTTCCAGGCCACCGGCAACCTCCCAGAAGAAGACCAGCTGGCATCACGCTGA
- the pstB gene encoding phosphate ABC transporter ATP-binding protein PstB — MAKRLDLKDLNIYYGSFHAVADVGLSVTPRSVTAFIGPSGCGKSTVLRTLNRMHEVLPGARVEGSVLLDGEDIYAAGIDPVSVRKTIGMVFQRPNPFPTMSIRDNVVAGLKLQGVRNKKTLEEVAERSLKGANLWNEVKDRLDKPGGGLSGGQQQRLCIARAIAVQPDVLLMDEPCSALDPISTLAIEDLISELKQDYTIVIVTHNMQQAARVSDQTAFFNLEATGKPGRLVEIDVTEKIFSNPTQKATEDYISGRFG, encoded by the coding sequence ATGGCCAAGCGGCTGGATCTCAAAGACCTCAACATCTACTACGGTTCGTTCCACGCCGTCGCCGACGTGGGATTGTCCGTCACACCGCGTAGTGTCACCGCCTTCATCGGCCCCTCGGGCTGCGGAAAATCGACGGTGCTGCGCACTCTCAACCGCATGCACGAGGTCCTGCCCGGCGCCCGGGTCGAAGGCTCGGTGCTGCTGGACGGTGAGGACATCTACGCTGCGGGCATCGATCCGGTGAGCGTCCGCAAGACCATCGGTATGGTGTTCCAGCGGCCGAACCCGTTCCCCACCATGTCGATTCGCGACAACGTGGTTGCCGGTCTGAAGCTGCAGGGTGTGCGCAACAAGAAGACGCTCGAGGAGGTCGCCGAGCGCTCACTCAAGGGCGCCAACCTCTGGAACGAGGTCAAGGACCGGCTGGACAAGCCCGGCGGCGGCCTGTCCGGTGGGCAGCAGCAGCGACTGTGCATCGCGCGCGCAATCGCAGTGCAGCCGGACGTGCTGCTGATGGACGAGCCATGCTCGGCGCTGGATCCGATTTCGACGTTGGCAATCGAGGATCTGATCTCAGAACTCAAGCAGGACTACACAATCGTCATCGTGACCCACAACATGCAACAGGCCGCCCGCGTCAGTGACCAGACGGCTTTCTTCAATCTGGAGGCCACCGGTAAGCCGGGTCGGCTCGTCGAGATCGACGTAACCGAGAAGATCTTCTCGAATCCGACGCAGAAGGCGACCGAGGACTACATCTCAGGCCGCTTCGGCTAA
- the pstA gene encoding phosphate ABC transporter permease PstA — translation MTATLDQPVKAPTFHPVSTGRKFKNRLATTLFTASFVVAMVPLIWLIYTVLAKGIAAITSSTWWSHSLAGVLPEEMAGGVYHAIYGTVIQAAIAAVLSVPLGVMAAVYLVEYGRGKFAKVTTFMVDILAGVPSIVAALFIFALWIATLGFEQSAFAVSLALVLLMLPVVVRNTEEMLKLVPDELREASYALGIPKWKTIARIVVPTALPGMISGILLALARVMGETAPVLVLVGYSRSINMDPLEGNMASLPLLIYTELVNPEAAGALRVWGAALTLILIIAALYLGAAFVNRYLTRNRV, via the coding sequence ATGACGGCAACACTGGACCAGCCGGTGAAGGCCCCCACCTTCCACCCGGTGAGCACGGGTCGCAAGTTCAAGAATCGCCTCGCGACAACACTTTTCACCGCGTCTTTCGTGGTCGCGATGGTCCCGTTGATCTGGTTGATCTACACGGTACTTGCCAAGGGCATCGCGGCGATCACCTCTTCGACGTGGTGGAGCCACTCGCTCGCCGGCGTGCTGCCGGAGGAGATGGCCGGCGGTGTTTATCACGCGATCTATGGCACGGTGATTCAGGCCGCGATCGCCGCCGTGCTGTCGGTGCCGTTAGGTGTCATGGCCGCGGTGTACCTGGTCGAATACGGACGGGGCAAGTTCGCCAAGGTGACCACGTTCATGGTCGACATTCTTGCCGGCGTGCCGTCGATCGTGGCCGCGCTCTTCATCTTCGCGCTGTGGATCGCGACCCTGGGATTCGAGCAGAGCGCCTTCGCGGTGTCGTTGGCATTGGTCTTGCTGATGCTTCCCGTCGTCGTGCGCAACACCGAGGAGATGCTGAAACTCGTACCGGACGAGCTGCGAGAAGCGTCGTACGCGTTGGGCATTCCCAAATGGAAGACGATTGCACGCATCGTCGTACCCACCGCGTTGCCCGGGATGATCAGCGGCATCCTGTTGGCCCTTGCCAGGGTGATGGGGGAGACGGCTCCGGTGCTGGTGCTAGTGGGTTACAGCCGGTCCATCAACATGGACCCACTCGAGGGCAACATGGCGTCGCTGCCACTGCTGATCTACACCGAACTGGTCAACCCGGAAGCGGCGGGCGCGCTGCGAGTCTGGGGTGCCGCGCTGACCCTCATCTTGATCATCGCGGCGCTGTACCTCGGCGCTGCATTCGTCAACCGATACCTGACGCGGAACAGAGTTTAG
- the pstC gene encoding phosphate ABC transporter permease subunit PstC has protein sequence MAVTPDSTAVGSSTTTSPQQVGHTSEKPTKDRKGSALKQGEGRWGDTVFKSIAIAAGATIIGAIALMALFLIVKAIPSLQANQANFLTSTEFLTSDSANLRFGVRDLFMVTVLSSVFALIIAVPVAIGIAAFLTNYAPKRLARPFGMLVDLLAAVPSIVFGLWGIFVLAPWLTPVATFLNENLGWFFLFSEGNVSLAGGGTIFTAGIVLAVMILPIITSVTREVFALTPRGHVEAAQALGATKWEVIRMTVFPYGRSGMIAASMLGLGRALGETIAILIILRTAAQAGHWSLFDGGYTFASKIASAAAEFSAPLPTGAYIAAGFVLFALTFVVNALARAAAGGRVSGG, from the coding sequence ATGGCTGTGACACCAGATTCGACCGCTGTGGGCTCGTCAACCACGACGAGCCCACAGCAGGTTGGGCATACTTCAGAGAAGCCAACCAAGGATCGGAAGGGATCGGCTTTGAAGCAGGGCGAGGGACGTTGGGGCGACACCGTCTTCAAGTCCATCGCGATCGCGGCCGGCGCAACCATCATCGGCGCGATCGCTCTGATGGCCCTCTTCCTGATCGTCAAGGCGATCCCGTCGCTGCAGGCCAACCAGGCGAACTTCCTGACCAGCACGGAGTTCCTCACCAGCGACTCGGCCAACCTCCGCTTCGGCGTTCGCGACCTGTTCATGGTGACGGTGCTCAGCTCGGTCTTCGCCCTGATCATCGCCGTGCCCGTCGCGATCGGCATTGCGGCGTTCTTGACGAACTACGCACCGAAGCGGTTGGCACGGCCGTTCGGAATGCTGGTGGATCTGTTGGCGGCGGTGCCGTCGATCGTTTTCGGTCTGTGGGGCATCTTCGTGCTGGCCCCGTGGCTCACCCCGGTGGCGACTTTCCTCAACGAGAACCTCGGCTGGTTCTTCCTCTTCTCCGAAGGCAACGTCTCGCTCGCGGGAGGCGGCACCATCTTCACGGCGGGAATCGTTCTGGCCGTGATGATTCTCCCGATCATCACCTCGGTCACCCGGGAAGTGTTCGCACTCACCCCACGTGGTCACGTCGAGGCCGCGCAGGCTCTCGGTGCGACCAAATGGGAAGTCATCCGGATGACGGTCTTTCCCTACGGCCGCAGCGGCATGATCGCGGCGTCGATGCTGGGCTTGGGCCGGGCGCTCGGTGAGACGATCGCGATCCTGATCATCTTGCGGACGGCTGCTCAGGCGGGCCACTGGTCGCTGTTCGACGGTGGCTACACGTTCGCGTCCAAGATCGCCTCGGCAGCAGCGGAGTTCAGTGCGCCACTGCCCACAGGCGCTTACATCGCCGCCGGCTTCGTGCTCTTCGCGCTGACCTTCGTCGTCAACGCACTGGCCCGGGCCGCGGCCGGCGGAAGGGTTAGCGGAGGATGA
- the pstS gene encoding phosphate ABC transporter substrate-binding protein PstS has product MKANRTGAALSLLAAGTLLLAACGSDNNASSGSGSDSGSTPAGDCGGKEALKASGSSAQANAMTRFINAYEKDCPGFTLNYTSSGSGAGVSEFIGGQTDFGGSDSPLSAEKGEVDKAKERCGGSDAWNLPAVFGPIAVTYNVAGVDGLVLDGPTLGKIFNGTVKTWDAPEIAALNEGASLPAEPINVIFRSDESGTTDNFQKYLDAASDGSWGKGAGKSFAGGVGEGAKGNEGTSAAIASTPGSITYNEWSFAKAQNLSIARIITSAGPEPVELNTESAGKAIDGVKFKGEGNDLVLDTASFYMPTEPGSYPIMLAAYEIVCSQYPDAEVATAVKAFLHSALGNGQTGLEDNGYIPIPEAFKTRLTEAVDAINAKT; this is encoded by the coding sequence GTGAAGGCCAATCGAACTGGTGCCGCGCTGAGCCTGCTGGCCGCTGGCACCTTGCTACTGGCGGCGTGCGGTAGCGACAACAACGCCTCTTCGGGATCGGGATCAGACAGTGGGTCGACTCCGGCCGGTGACTGCGGCGGCAAGGAAGCGCTCAAGGCCAGTGGCTCGTCGGCACAGGCGAATGCGATGACGCGCTTCATCAACGCTTACGAGAAGGACTGCCCCGGCTTCACTCTCAACTACACCTCGAGCGGCTCGGGTGCCGGTGTCTCGGAGTTCATCGGCGGACAGACCGACTTCGGCGGTTCCGATTCGCCGCTAAGCGCCGAGAAGGGCGAGGTCGACAAGGCCAAGGAGCGGTGCGGCGGCAGCGACGCGTGGAACCTTCCCGCCGTGTTCGGGCCCATTGCCGTCACATACAACGTCGCAGGCGTCGACGGCTTGGTGCTCGATGGACCGACCTTGGGCAAGATCTTCAACGGCACGGTCAAGACGTGGGATGCCCCCGAGATCGCGGCACTGAACGAGGGCGCCAGCCTGCCGGCCGAGCCGATCAACGTGATCTTCCGCAGCGACGAGTCGGGCACGACGGACAACTTCCAGAAGTACCTGGACGCGGCCTCGGACGGATCGTGGGGCAAGGGTGCCGGCAAGTCGTTCGCCGGCGGGGTCGGCGAAGGTGCGAAGGGTAACGAGGGCACGTCCGCAGCGATCGCGAGCACCCCGGGTTCCATCACCTACAACGAGTGGTCCTTCGCCAAGGCGCAGAACCTGTCGATCGCCAGGATCATCACCTCGGCAGGGCCGGAGCCGGTCGAGCTGAACACTGAATCGGCGGGTAAGGCCATCGACGGCGTCAAGTTCAAGGGCGAAGGTAACGACCTGGTGCTCGACACCGCGTCGTTCTACATGCCGACCGAGCCCGGTTCGTACCCGATCATGCTTGCCGCGTACGAGATCGTGTGCTCGCAGTACCCCGACGCCGAGGTCGCCACCGCGGTGAAGGCGTTCCTGCACTCAGCACTCGGTAACGGCCAGACCGGTCTCGAGGATAACGGCTACATCCCGATCCCCGAGGCGTTCAAGACTCGCCTGACCGAGGCCGTCGACGCGATCAACGCGAAGACGTAG
- a CDS encoding metalloregulator ArsR/SmtB family transcription factor, with amino-acid sequence MSVDTTLDLARRTAVFAALSDPARLTIVDHLLNADVSPSELRAVLSMSSNLLAHHLAVLKNTGLVRQGRSEADGRRTYLKLNHAALDGLLPSAQHRARRVVFVCTHNSARSQLAAAIWNRRSELPATSAGTKPAPQVHRGAVAAAKRLNLSMRAVKPRYLGDVLAADDLVIAVCDNAHEELPAELPRIHWSISDPTRTAIASAFDDAVRELTVRIDRFVPDVQPA; translated from the coding sequence ATGTCTGTTGATACGACTTTGGATTTGGCGCGACGTACCGCGGTTTTCGCCGCGCTATCCGATCCCGCCCGGCTGACGATCGTCGACCACCTGCTCAATGCGGATGTGTCCCCCTCAGAACTGCGCGCCGTGCTGTCGATGTCTTCCAACCTGCTCGCGCATCACCTCGCTGTGCTGAAGAACACCGGGCTGGTACGGCAGGGCCGGTCAGAAGCCGACGGGCGGCGGACATACCTCAAGCTCAACCATGCGGCGCTCGACGGTCTGCTCCCATCAGCCCAACATCGGGCTCGTCGCGTCGTGTTCGTCTGCACCCACAACTCGGCCCGCAGCCAGCTAGCCGCCGCGATCTGGAACCGGCGCAGCGAACTACCCGCTACCTCAGCCGGCACCAAACCCGCGCCCCAGGTGCATCGGGGCGCGGTGGCCGCCGCAAAACGCCTCAACTTGTCGATGCGCGCAGTCAAACCGCGTTATCTAGGGGATGTCCTCGCCGCCGACGACCTGGTGATCGCGGTGTGCGACAACGCGCATGAGGAGCTGCCCGCTGAACTACCTCGCATCCACTGGTCGATCAGCGATCCGACCCGCACCGCCATCGCGTCCGCGTTCGATGATGCGGTACGTGAACTCACCGTCCGAATCGACCGTTTCGTCCCCGATGTCCAGCCCGCCTAG
- a CDS encoding arsenate reductase ArsC: MTDNIVEHHLRSDLSIDQRLAMKTAASQLQKEFDGVFGVETIERFLHSSYDQFAGRATVPRFLPLLAERFARQRLRALAKVEGKSNDGKPTVLFLCTHNAGRSQMAMGFFTHLAGDRAVAWSGGSEPGELVNSAAVEAMAERDIDISGEYPKPWTDEIVRAADVIITMGCGDACPIFPGRRYEEWILDDPHGQDVAAIRPIRDEIERRVRALLTELEVPARG, translated from the coding sequence ATGACCGACAACATCGTTGAGCACCATCTCCGTAGCGATCTGTCCATCGACCAGCGTTTGGCGATGAAGACGGCGGCCAGCCAACTCCAGAAGGAGTTCGACGGTGTGTTCGGGGTGGAAACCATCGAAAGGTTCCTGCACTCGTCCTATGACCAATTCGCCGGCCGGGCGACGGTACCCCGTTTCCTCCCCTTGCTGGCCGAACGCTTTGCGCGACAACGACTCCGCGCACTCGCAAAAGTCGAGGGCAAATCGAACGACGGAAAGCCGACCGTCCTGTTCCTGTGCACCCACAACGCCGGCCGGTCGCAGATGGCGATGGGATTCTTCACCCATCTGGCCGGCGATCGGGCGGTCGCGTGGTCCGGGGGCTCCGAGCCAGGCGAGTTGGTCAACTCGGCAGCGGTTGAAGCCATGGCCGAGCGCGACATCGACATTTCGGGTGAATACCCCAAGCCGTGGACGGATGAAATCGTGCGGGCCGCAGACGTCATCATCACGATGGGCTGTGGCGACGCCTGCCCGATATTTCCGGGCCGTCGGTATGAGGAATGGATCCTCGATGATCCACACGGACAAGACGTCGCCGCAATACGTCCCATCCGCGACGAGATCGAGCGTCGGGTCCGAGCGCTGCTGACCGAACTCGAGGTGCCGGCTCGTGGGTAA
- a CDS encoding bestrophin-like domain, whose translation MISQWLVANLPSWVLLLGIIVFVAGGAILVQVFVRRRFPNLKGEEHNDVIKFAFGVVGFVFAFFLGFVVSAMWGQIGDADGRARTEGAAGVQLVRTVTVFDQPDEDRIRKALLEYQQAALVEWREIAQGGSYPDADEAFTRLYAAYEEVQARTDAQKTILSTSFGNLDSVGQARTQRLAQAQTDDGPPWSLWAVIWLTSGLLLACAIIYDVKKPATHYTMVAILGILVAVNLFLVAELSHPFIGEIGTTSEPLQQVIRQLS comes from the coding sequence ATGATTAGTCAATGGTTGGTGGCCAACCTTCCCTCGTGGGTGCTGTTGCTGGGAATCATTGTCTTCGTCGCCGGTGGAGCGATTCTCGTTCAAGTATTTGTGCGCCGTCGTTTCCCCAACCTCAAGGGTGAAGAGCACAACGATGTCATCAAGTTTGCGTTCGGGGTGGTGGGATTCGTGTTCGCGTTCTTCCTTGGCTTCGTCGTATCCGCCATGTGGGGACAGATCGGCGACGCGGACGGAAGAGCGCGTACCGAGGGTGCAGCGGGGGTGCAGCTTGTCAGAACTGTCACAGTGTTCGACCAGCCTGATGAAGATCGGATTCGGAAGGCTCTGCTCGAGTACCAGCAGGCAGCGTTAGTCGAGTGGCGCGAAATCGCCCAAGGCGGCTCATACCCCGACGCCGACGAGGCCTTTACGCGACTTTATGCGGCCTATGAAGAAGTTCAAGCACGCACCGACGCGCAAAAGACAATACTCTCAACCTCTTTCGGCAATCTCGACAGCGTCGGGCAGGCACGTACGCAGCGCTTGGCGCAAGCGCAAACGGATGATGGGCCGCCCTGGTCGCTGTGGGCGGTCATCTGGTTGACCAGCGGCCTCCTTCTGGCCTGCGCAATCATTTACGATGTCAAGAAACCCGCGACCCACTACACGATGGTTGCGATTCTGGGCATTCTGGTGGCCGTAAACCTGTTCCTCGTCGCGGAACTCTCACACCCATTCATCGGTGAAATTGGGACGACCTCGGAACCACTGCAACAGGTCATCCGGCAGTTGTCGTGA
- the arsB gene encoding ACR3 family arsenite efflux transporter: MTDKVQQRQAAAPPVVAKLSTLDRFLPVWIGIAMAAGLLLGRWIPGLNTALDKVQIDGISLPIALGLLIMMYPVLAKVRYDRLDTVTGDRKLLISSLFLNWVLGPALMFALAWLLLPDSPEYRTGLIIVGLARCIAMVIIWNDLACGDREAAAVLVALNSMFQVVMFAVLGWFYLSVLPGWLGLQQTTISTSPWQIAKSVLIFLGIPLLAGYLSRRFGEKAKGREWYESKFLPTVGPWALYGLLFTIVILFALQGDQITSRPLDVARIALPLLAYFAIMWGGGYLLGALLHLGYERTTTLAFTAAGNNFELAIAVAIATYGATSGQALAGVVGPLIEVPVLVALVYVSLALRRRFDAGDGAAVPAAPTGRPS; encoded by the coding sequence ATGACCGACAAAGTTCAGCAGCGTCAGGCAGCGGCGCCACCCGTCGTGGCGAAGTTGTCGACGTTGGACCGGTTCCTCCCCGTCTGGATCGGCATCGCAATGGCCGCCGGCCTGTTGCTCGGCCGCTGGATTCCGGGACTCAACACGGCTTTGGACAAGGTGCAGATCGACGGCATCTCGCTGCCGATTGCGCTTGGACTGTTGATCATGATGTATCCGGTGCTCGCCAAGGTCCGCTACGACCGCCTGGACACTGTCACCGGTGACCGCAAGCTGCTGATCAGTTCGCTGTTTCTGAACTGGGTTCTCGGTCCGGCGCTGATGTTCGCGCTGGCGTGGCTGTTGTTGCCGGACTCGCCCGAATACCGCACCGGGCTGATCATCGTCGGCCTGGCTCGTTGCATCGCCATGGTGATCATCTGGAACGACCTCGCCTGTGGAGATCGCGAGGCAGCGGCCGTGCTGGTTGCCCTCAACTCGATGTTCCAGGTCGTGATGTTCGCGGTTTTGGGCTGGTTCTATCTGTCGGTGTTGCCGGGATGGCTGGGGTTGCAGCAGACCACCATCTCGACATCCCCCTGGCAGATCGCCAAATCCGTCCTGATCTTCTTGGGCATCCCGTTACTGGCCGGGTACCTGTCTCGGCGATTCGGGGAGAAGGCCAAGGGGCGCGAATGGTACGAATCCAAGTTCCTGCCGACCGTAGGGCCGTGGGCTCTTTATGGACTCCTGTTCACCATCGTGATTCTCTTTGCGCTGCAAGGAGATCAGATCACCAGCCGGCCACTGGACGTAGCCCGGATCGCCCTGCCGCTGTTGGCGTACTTCGCCATCATGTGGGGTGGCGGTTATCTGCTGGGTGCGCTCCTGCACCTCGGGTATGAACGCACCACCACGCTCGCGTTCACCGCGGCAGGTAACAACTTCGAACTGGCCATCGCCGTTGCCATCGCAACGTATGGGGCCACTTCCGGTCAGGCGCTGGCCGGAGTCGTTGGACCGCTGATCGAGGTTCCTGTACTGGTGGCGCTGGTATACGTGTCTCTTGCGCTGCGACGCCGTTTCGATGCCGGAGATGGCGCCGCTGTGCCGGCGGCACCCACGGGCAGACCGAGCTAG
- a CDS encoding ArsR/SmtB family transcription factor encodes MSNQFASSEACCALEPLVREPLTTAQATEMALKFKALSDPVRLRLLSSVASHSGGEACVCDISPGLEVSQPTISHHLKVLRDAGLLTSERRASWVYYTVVPEVLGSLSSLLSVSADAAVARA; translated from the coding sequence ATGTCGAATCAGTTCGCGTCGTCGGAAGCCTGCTGTGCGCTTGAGCCGTTGGTACGGGAACCCCTGACAACGGCTCAAGCGACGGAAATGGCGTTGAAGTTCAAGGCGTTGTCCGACCCGGTACGGCTGCGCTTGCTGAGCTCGGTGGCAAGCCATTCCGGCGGAGAGGCGTGCGTGTGCGACATCTCACCCGGCCTCGAGGTGTCGCAGCCGACGATCTCGCACCACCTCAAGGTGCTGCGCGATGCGGGGTTGCTGACCTCGGAGCGGCGCGCTTCCTGGGTGTACTACACGGTCGTGCCCGAGGTGCTCGGCTCGTTGTCGTCGTTGTTAAGTGTCAGTGCCGACGCGGCGGTCGCTCGGGCATGA
- a CDS encoding ArsI/CadI family heavy metal resistance metalloenzyme: MSRAQLALNVDDLEEAVTFYSKLFNAQPAKRKPGYANFAITEPPLKLVLIENPGHGGTLNHLGVEVETSDRVHEEIARLSGEGLFTDEEIGTTCCFATQDKVWVSGPGGERWEVYTVLADSDTFGSAPKDLGAAGECSCGTAEEHAEGERVKADTGCC; this comes from the coding sequence ATGTCCCGCGCTCAACTCGCTCTCAACGTCGACGACCTCGAAGAAGCTGTGACGTTCTACTCGAAGCTGTTCAACGCCCAACCGGCCAAGCGCAAGCCCGGCTACGCCAATTTCGCGATCACCGAGCCTCCCCTCAAGCTCGTTCTCATCGAGAACCCGGGGCACGGCGGCACCCTCAACCACCTGGGCGTCGAGGTCGAGACCAGTGACCGGGTGCATGAAGAGATCGCCCGCCTGTCCGGTGAGGGGCTGTTCACCGACGAAGAGATCGGCACCACCTGTTGCTTCGCGACGCAGGACAAGGTCTGGGTGTCCGGCCCTGGCGGTGAGCGATGGGAGGTCTACACCGTGCTCGCCGATTCCGACACTTTCGGGAGCGCTCCGAAGGATCTCGGCGCGGCGGGCGAATGTTCGTGTGGGACCGCCGAAGAGCATGCCGAGGGAGAGCGGGTCAAGGCCGACACCGGCTGCTGCTGA
- a CDS encoding Rv2640c family ArsR-like transcriptional regulator encodes MPKALPVIDMSAPVCCAPVAAGPVDDTAALEVALRLKALADPARVKLMSLLLSSPIGELNSGDLAVAVALTESTVSHHLTQLRKAGLVDSDRRGMNVYHRARRDALVALCGVLDPTCCG; translated from the coding sequence ATGCCCAAGGCCTTGCCCGTGATCGACATGTCCGCCCCCGTGTGTTGCGCGCCTGTCGCGGCAGGTCCTGTTGACGACACCGCGGCTCTCGAAGTCGCCCTACGGCTCAAGGCGCTCGCCGACCCCGCGCGCGTGAAACTGATGTCATTGCTTCTGAGCTCGCCGATCGGCGAACTGAACAGCGGGGATCTGGCAGTTGCAGTGGCGCTGACCGAATCGACGGTGAGCCATCACCTGACACAACTACGCAAAGCGGGACTGGTCGATTCCGATCGTCGGGGCATGAACGTCTATCACCGTGCGCGGCGCGACGCGCTGGTCGCGCTGTGCGGTGTCCTCGACCCGACGTGCTGCGGCTAG
- a CDS encoding sigma-70 family RNA polymerase sigma factor, with product MNADMMKTESAAVRQPTEQMWREMLPQLRRFVRRRIADPDRADDLVADILLRIHQNVASLDDRELLPNWVFRIARNAVIDEYRRAGRSREQLTSAPPERVIEPFTDPDEPSAVRELSACLRPLLEGLSADQREALEMVDLAGITQADAAQQAGVSLSGMKSRVQRGRRRLAELLGQCCALILDGRGVPMDYEPGPGCGCAKDGPQPG from the coding sequence ATGAACGCCGACATGATGAAGACGGAATCTGCGGCCGTGCGGCAGCCGACCGAACAAATGTGGCGCGAGATGTTGCCGCAGCTGCGAAGGTTCGTGCGTCGCCGGATAGCGGACCCCGACCGAGCCGACGACCTCGTCGCCGACATCCTGCTGCGTATCCACCAGAACGTGGCCTCACTCGACGATCGGGAGCTGCTGCCGAATTGGGTGTTCCGCATTGCGCGGAACGCGGTGATCGACGAGTACCGTCGAGCCGGCCGCAGCCGCGAACAGCTGACGTCGGCCCCGCCCGAGCGGGTGATCGAGCCGTTCACGGATCCGGACGAGCCCAGCGCGGTGCGTGAGCTCTCCGCGTGCCTGCGGCCATTGCTCGAGGGGCTGTCGGCGGACCAGCGTGAGGCTCTGGAGATGGTGGATCTGGCGGGGATCACCCAAGCCGATGCCGCGCAACAGGCGGGGGTTTCACTGTCCGGAATGAAGTCCCGCGTGCAGCGCGGCCGCCGGCGGCTCGCCGAGCTGCTGGGACAGTGCTGTGCACTCATTCTCGACGGCCGGGGCGTGCCAATGGATTACGAGCCGGGACCGGGCTGCGGTTGCGCGAAGGACGGACCGCAGCCCGGCTGA
- a CDS encoding ArsI/CadI family heavy metal resistance metalloenzyme, which yields MSINRIQLALNVDDVSAATAFYEKMFGVPAHKIRDGYANFAIENPPLKLVLIEKPGATEHLNHLGVETATADDVAAAMERFTAAGLDTTVAEQDICCHATQDKVFVAAPDVPLGWWEFYSISDDNPANPDGESNSVCAKNCAAEDNAESTCCA from the coding sequence ATGTCCATCAATCGAATCCAACTCGCACTCAATGTCGACGATGTCTCCGCTGCAACCGCGTTTTACGAGAAGATGTTCGGCGTGCCCGCGCACAAGATCCGCGATGGGTACGCCAACTTCGCTATCGAGAACCCGCCGTTGAAGTTGGTCCTCATCGAAAAGCCGGGCGCTACCGAGCATCTGAACCACCTCGGCGTCGAAACGGCGACGGCCGATGACGTCGCCGCGGCAATGGAACGTTTTACGGCGGCTGGCCTGGACACCACGGTCGCGGAGCAGGACATCTGCTGTCACGCCACACAGGACAAGGTGTTCGTCGCCGCGCCGGACGTGCCGCTCGGTTGGTGGGAGTTCTACAGCATCAGCGACGACAACCCGGCCAACCCGGATGGTGAGTCGAACTCCGTGTGCGCAAAGAACTGCGCAGCCGAGGACAACGCTGAAAGCACTTGCTGCGCATAG